One segment of Pseudodesulfovibrio sp. 5S69 DNA contains the following:
- a CDS encoding cobyrinate a,c-diamide synthase: MGTVRAFVIAGTHSGCGKTSISLGLMASLARRGIRVQPFKCGPDFIDPGHHALACARDGHPVPSHNLDGWMLDEPANLDIFNRYAADSDVAVIEGVMGLFDGISGTGDAGSTAQMAKILGLPVILVVDARSMARSAAALVTGYADFDPEVTIAGVIFNRVGSPGHAELLREAMTLVPDVPVIGCLGRDEDISTPSRHLGLVTPDQDGPDLSRYQRLADWVETGLDPDALLASVPEVEAVAPFEPVPQLPKVTIGLARDNAFCFYYEENLRLLREAGARLIEFSPLSDTRLPEHLDGLYLGGGYPELYAFELGQNTRIRREIKEFCESGRPVYAECGGFMLLMNDIVTGRGRYAMSGVYPVRAEMGEKFRALGYREVTVREATSLGPAGTTARGHEFHYSSIQESPSENLHPVYDLAGRKGPLDTPEGFVTWNTLGSYVHLHFGSNPDIAKAFVTVCQKN, encoded by the coding sequence ATGGGCACGGTCAGGGCATTCGTCATCGCCGGAACGCACAGCGGGTGCGGCAAGACCTCCATCTCGCTGGGCCTGATGGCCTCCCTGGCCCGCCGGGGGATCCGGGTCCAGCCCTTCAAGTGCGGCCCGGACTTCATCGACCCCGGCCACCACGCCCTGGCCTGCGCGCGCGACGGGCATCCCGTGCCCAGCCACAACCTCGACGGCTGGATGCTCGACGAGCCCGCCAATCTGGACATCTTCAACCGCTATGCTGCGGACAGCGACGTGGCCGTGATCGAAGGGGTCATGGGGCTGTTCGACGGCATCTCCGGCACCGGCGACGCCGGGTCCACGGCCCAGATGGCCAAGATTCTCGGCCTGCCCGTCATCCTTGTGGTGGACGCCCGGTCCATGGCCCGGTCCGCCGCGGCATTGGTCACCGGGTACGCGGACTTCGACCCCGAGGTGACCATCGCCGGGGTGATCTTCAACCGTGTGGGCAGCCCGGGCCACGCCGAACTGCTGCGCGAGGCCATGACCCTGGTGCCCGACGTGCCGGTCATCGGCTGCCTCGGCCGCGACGAGGACATCAGCACCCCCTCGCGCCATCTCGGCCTGGTTACTCCGGACCAGGACGGCCCGGACCTGTCCCGCTATCAGCGGCTGGCCGACTGGGTGGAGACCGGGCTGGACCCGGACGCGCTCCTGGCCTCCGTGCCCGAGGTGGAGGCCGTGGCCCCGTTCGAGCCTGTGCCCCAGCTCCCCAAGGTGACCATCGGCCTGGCCAGGGACAACGCGTTCTGCTTCTACTACGAGGAGAACCTCCGTCTCCTGCGCGAGGCGGGCGCGCGGCTCATCGAATTTTCCCCCTTGAGCGACACGCGCCTGCCCGAGCACCTGGACGGCCTGTATCTCGGCGGCGGCTACCCCGAGCTGTATGCCTTCGAACTCGGCCAGAACACCCGCATCCGCCGCGAGATCAAGGAGTTCTGCGAGTCCGGCCGGCCGGTCTACGCCGAGTGCGGCGGGTTCATGCTGCTCATGAACGACATCGTCACCGGCCGGGGCCGCTACGCCATGTCCGGGGTCTACCCGGTGCGCGCCGAGATGGGCGAGAAGTTCCGCGCCCTGGGCTACCGCGAGGTCACGGTCCGCGAGGCCACCAGTCTCGGCCCGGCCGGGACCACCGCGCGCGGCCACGAGTTCCACTACTCCTCGATCCAGGAGTCCCCCTCTGAAAATCTCCATCCGGTTTACGATCTGGCTGGACGCAAGGGCCCTCTCGATACGCCGGAGGGTTTTGTTACCTGGAATACCTTGGGGTCGTATGTACACCTTCATTTTGGTTCTAATCCGGATATAGCGAAGGCTTTCGTTACTGTGTGCCAGAAGAACTAG